The following are encoded together in the Pseudomonas sediminis genome:
- the kdsB gene encoding 3-deoxy-manno-octulosonate cytidylyltransferase → MNAAFTVVIPARYASTRLPGKPLQDIAGKPMVQHVWEQAKKSSAQRVVIATDDARIVEACQAFGAEVLLTREDHNSGTDRLAEVATQLGLPADAIVVNVQGDEPLIPPVIINQVAANLAANPQAGIATLAEPIEDVTALFNPNVVKVVADKTGLALTFSRAPLAWARDAFAKSRDALPQGVPYRRHIGIYAYRAGFLHDFVAWGPCWLEDTECLEQLRALYNGVRIHVADALEAPAAGVDTAEDLERVRHLLGA, encoded by the coding sequence ATGAACGCAGCCTTCACCGTCGTGATTCCTGCTCGTTACGCCTCCACCCGCCTGCCCGGCAAGCCGTTGCAGGACATCGCCGGCAAGCCCATGGTGCAGCACGTCTGGGAGCAGGCGAAGAAGAGTTCGGCCCAGCGTGTGGTCATCGCCACCGACGATGCACGTATCGTCGAAGCCTGCCAGGCCTTCGGCGCCGAGGTGCTGCTGACCCGCGAGGATCACAACTCCGGCACCGATCGCCTGGCTGAAGTCGCCACCCAGCTTGGTTTGCCGGCCGATGCCATCGTGGTCAATGTGCAGGGCGATGAACCCTTGATTCCGCCGGTGATCATCAATCAGGTCGCGGCCAACCTGGCGGCCAATCCGCAGGCCGGTATCGCCACTCTGGCCGAGCCCATCGAGGACGTCACCGCGCTGTTCAATCCCAATGTGGTCAAGGTGGTCGCCGACAAAACCGGCCTGGCCCTGACCTTCAGCCGTGCGCCGTTGGCCTGGGCGCGCGACGCCTTCGCCAAGAGCCGCGATGCGCTGCCGCAAGGTGTGCCATACCGTCGCCACATTGGTATCTACGCCTACCGCGCTGGTTTCCTGCATGACTTCGTCGCCTGGGGCCCATGCTGGCTGGAAGATACCGAGTGCCTGGAACAGCTGCGCGCGTTGTACAACGGCGTGCGCATCCACGTCGCCGATGCGCTGGAAGCGCCGGCTGCTGGCGTGGATACCGCCGAAGACCTGGAGCGGGTACGCCACCTGCTGGGGGCCTAA
- the lpxK gene encoding tetraacyldisaccharide 4'-kinase, translating to MSAADRLLEAWYRGHPALALLRPLEWLYRRVVQGKRARFLAGEGDIYRAPVPVLVVGNITVGGTGKTPLILFLIEHCRARGLKVGVVSRGYGATPPSLPWRVRAEQPAAEAGDEPLLIVQRTGVPLMIDPDRSRAVRALLAEETLDLILCDDGLQHYRLARDLELVLIDAARGLGNRRCLPAGPLREPAERLSEVDAVLFNGAEADRADGYAFRLQPTALVNLASGERVGLDHLPRGQAVHAVAGIGNPQRFFNTLEALNWRPVPHPFADHAQYDAAQLSFEPSLPLLMTEKDAVKCRAFAAADWWYLAVDAVPTPAFVDWLDSELARLIPGS from the coding sequence GTGAGCGCTGCTGATCGCTTGCTCGAGGCCTGGTACCGCGGCCACCCGGCGCTGGCGCTGCTGCGCCCGCTGGAGTGGCTGTACCGTCGTGTGGTGCAGGGTAAGCGTGCACGCTTTCTGGCCGGCGAGGGCGATATCTACCGCGCTCCGGTGCCTGTGCTGGTGGTGGGTAACATCACCGTCGGCGGTACCGGCAAGACGCCGCTGATCCTCTTTCTGATCGAACATTGCCGCGCCCGTGGCCTCAAGGTCGGCGTGGTCAGTCGTGGCTATGGCGCCACGCCGCCGAGCCTGCCGTGGCGCGTGCGTGCCGAGCAACCTGCGGCCGAGGCAGGTGACGAGCCCTTGCTGATCGTCCAGCGTACAGGCGTGCCCTTGATGATCGATCCGGATCGCAGTCGCGCCGTGCGTGCGTTGCTGGCCGAAGAAACATTGGACCTGATCCTCTGCGACGATGGCCTGCAGCACTACCGTCTGGCGCGCGATCTGGAACTGGTGCTGATCGATGCTGCGCGCGGCCTGGGTAATCGCCGCTGCCTGCCTGCCGGGCCTCTGCGTGAACCGGCCGAGCGTCTCAGTGAGGTGGATGCGGTGTTGTTCAATGGCGCCGAAGCCGACCGCGCCGATGGCTACGCCTTTCGCCTGCAGCCGACCGCACTGGTCAATCTGGCCAGTGGTGAGCGCGTCGGCCTCGATCATCTGCCGCGAGGCCAGGCAGTGCATGCGGTGGCCGGTATCGGTAATCCGCAACGTTTCTTCAATACCCTCGAAGCGCTAAACTGGCGGCCGGTTCCGCACCCCTTCGCCGACCATGCCCAGTACGATGCCGCGCAGCTCAGTTTCGAGCCGTCGCTGCCCCTGCTGATGACGGAAAAGGATGCGGTGAAATGCCGGGCCTTCGCCGCCGCCGACTGGTGGTACCTGGCCGTCGACGCCGTGCCCACGCCGGCTTTTGTCGACTGGCTGGATAGCGAACTGGCCCGCCTCATACCGGGGTCTTGA
- a CDS encoding low molecular weight protein-tyrosine-phosphatase has product MKVLFVCLGNICRSPTAEGVFRYKLRAAGLEDRVQVDSAGTGDWHVGKAPDSRTRQAALRRGYNLSAQRARQVEAADFQRFDLILAMDQSNLRNLEALRPANAGADLDLYLRRYQLALDEVPDPYYGGEDGFEQVLDLIEQASDALLIEIKGRL; this is encoded by the coding sequence ATGAAGGTTCTGTTCGTCTGCCTGGGCAACATCTGCCGTTCACCGACGGCAGAAGGCGTGTTTCGCTACAAGCTGCGCGCCGCTGGCCTGGAAGATCGAGTGCAGGTGGATTCCGCCGGTACCGGCGACTGGCATGTCGGCAAGGCACCGGACAGTCGCACGCGCCAGGCCGCGCTGCGCCGTGGCTATAATCTGTCCGCACAGCGTGCGCGCCAGGTCGAGGCTGCCGACTTTCAGCGCTTCGACCTGATCCTGGCTATGGACCAGAGCAATCTGCGCAACCTTGAGGCGTTGCGCCCTGCCAATGCCGGTGCTGACCTCGATCTCTATCTGCGCCGTTATCAGCTGGCATTGGATGAGGTGCCGGACCCTTATTACGGCGGCGAAGATGGCTTCGAGCAGGTGCTGGACCTGATCGAACAGGCCAGTGATGCGCTGTTAATCGAGATCAAGGGGCGCCTGTGA
- a CDS encoding Trm112 family protein, whose product MDLKLLDILACPICKGPLQLSEDKTELISKGAGVAYPIRDGIPVMLESEARTLNTDERLDK is encoded by the coding sequence ATGGACCTCAAACTGCTCGATATTCTCGCTTGCCCGATCTGCAAAGGCCCGCTGCAGCTTTCCGAAGACAAGACCGAACTGATCAGCAAGGGTGCCGGCGTTGCCTACCCGATTCGCGATGGCATTCCGGTGATGCTGGAAAGCGAAGCGCGTACCCTGAATACCGATGAGCGTCTGGACAAGTAA